The following are encoded in a window of Amphibacillus xylanus NBRC 15112 genomic DNA:
- the mreC gene encoding rod shape-determining protein MreC yields the protein MSFFRRKRLFSILLALIILVGLIGFSLVDRDQKTTIEEFLQDTFGWAQSIVLKPINYVTDIVSNIDDMKNMYEENQVLKENLAQYQKVLYEVQELRKENDELMAIVEKTESIRDYTPIHATVIARSPEEWFKQVTINKGKQDGVRKDMAVITAEGMIGKIQSASQFTSSVLLLNGFDRSNRIAVNVKLPDSEETARGFILGYHEEKEQLLLEFTEYYDEIPEGEFVFSSGLGGVFPDGLEIGQIKEVTTDQYGLTQIAYVEPSANMNDLRHVIIVDRDIESILDVDEGEADD from the coding sequence ATGTCTTTTTTTCGAAGAAAGCGTTTATTTTCGATTTTATTAGCATTAATCATTTTAGTCGGCTTAATAGGTTTTTCGTTAGTTGATCGAGACCAAAAGACGACTATTGAAGAATTTTTACAGGATACTTTCGGTTGGGCCCAAAGTATTGTTTTAAAACCGATTAATTATGTGACTGATATTGTTTCAAATATCGACGATATGAAAAATATGTACGAAGAAAACCAAGTATTAAAGGAAAATTTAGCACAATATCAAAAAGTTTTATATGAGGTACAAGAGCTTAGAAAAGAAAATGATGAATTAATGGCAATTGTTGAAAAAACCGAAAGTATTCGAGACTATACACCCATTCATGCTACTGTCATTGCAAGAAGTCCAGAAGAGTGGTTTAAACAAGTGACGATTAATAAAGGTAAGCAAGATGGTGTAAGAAAAGATATGGCGGTCATTACTGCAGAAGGTATGATCGGGAAGATTCAATCAGCTTCTCAGTTTACATCTAGTGTTCTATTGTTAAATGGTTTTGATCGTTCAAATCGAATTGCTGTTAATGTAAAATTACCAGATAGCGAAGAAACTGCACGTGGATTTATTCTCGGTTATCACGAGGAGAAAGAACAGTTGTTACTAGAATTCACTGAATACTATGATGAAATACCTGAAGGAGAATTTGTCTTTTCTTCAGGACTTGGTGGTGTTTTTCCAGATGGATTAGAAATTGGTCAAATTAAAGAGGTTACTACTGACCAATATGGTTTAACTCAAATAGCTTACGTTGAGCCGTCTGCAAATATGAACGACCTACGTCATGTTATCATAGTAGACAGAGATATTGAGTCAATTTTGGATGTAGATGAAGGAGAGGCGGATGATTAA
- the minD gene encoding septum site-determining protein MinD: MAEAIVITSGKGGVGKTTTTANLGTALALMDKKVCLLDTDIGLRNLDVVMGLENRIIYDIIDVSLGRCKLKQALIKDKRFDYLYLLPAAQTSDKNDLTPEAMIDIIAELKQEFDYILIDSPAGIEQGYKNAVAGADHAIVVTTPEKSSVRDADRIIGLLEQEDIEPPKLVVNRIRNHMMKTGDMLSVDEIIQVLAIDLLGIVADDDEVIKASNHGEPVAFQPNTTASISYRNIARRILGESVPLQSFEEEKGMFAKMKKFFGGGR; encoded by the coding sequence ATGGCTGAGGCTATTGTTATTACATCTGGAAAAGGTGGCGTTGGAAAAACGACAACTACAGCTAATTTAGGAACAGCACTTGCGCTGATGGATAAAAAAGTTTGTTTACTAGATACAGATATTGGCTTGAGAAATTTAGATGTTGTGATGGGGTTAGAGAATCGGATAATTTATGACATCATTGATGTTTCATTGGGTAGATGTAAATTAAAACAAGCGTTAATTAAAGATAAACGCTTTGACTATCTTTATTTATTACCTGCTGCTCAAACAAGTGATAAAAATGATTTAACACCAGAGGCGATGATTGATATTATTGCTGAGTTAAAGCAGGAGTTCGATTACATATTAATCGATAGCCCCGCTGGAATTGAGCAAGGCTATAAAAATGCTGTTGCAGGCGCTGATCATGCAATTGTTGTGACAACACCTGAAAAATCAAGTGTTCGTGATGCTGATCGAATTATTGGTCTTTTAGAGCAAGAAGATATTGAACCACCAAAATTAGTCGTTAACCGGATTCGTAACCATATGATGAAGACAGGTGACATGCTTTCAGTGGACGAAATCATCCAAGTATTGGCGATTGATTTGTTAGGTATTGTTGCTGATGATGATGAAGTCATTAAAGCATCAAATCATGGTGAGCCTGTTGCATTCCAACCGAATACAACAGCGTCTATTTCATATCGTAATATTGCGCGCCGAATTCTAGGTGAATCGGTACCACTACAATCATTTGAAGAAGAAAAAGGCATGTTCGCGAAAATGAAGAAATTTTTCGGTGGCGGCCGCTAA
- the mreD gene encoding rod shape-determining protein MreD codes for MSRIYIPLILILLIILQGATANFIPNSALEAGLIIVIHAVFLFLVMIKLYYDLETTYYALLGAVFSGLIIDIIYTDIIGVYMFSYALMIYFVHGMRKWLQSNFYVASLLTLISVSLVDFLLYLLYYFIDVTQMEISEYFKFRMFPTLAINLVLFFIFYLFFRKVLIRWSNDRFEGENSTSN; via the coding sequence ATGTCTAGAATATACATCCCGCTAATACTCATATTACTCATTATTTTACAAGGAGCGACAGCTAATTTTATTCCTAATAGTGCTTTGGAAGCGGGTTTGATCATAGTTATTCATGCGGTATTTCTATTTTTAGTCATGATTAAGCTCTACTATGATCTAGAAACAACATACTATGCTCTGTTAGGCGCTGTTTTTTCAGGGCTTATTATTGATATTATTTATACCGATATAATAGGTGTATATATGTTTTCTTATGCATTGATGATTTATTTTGTACATGGGATGCGTAAATGGCTACAATCAAATTTTTATGTCGCTTCTTTATTAACATTAATTAGTGTAAGTTTAGTTGATTTTTTACTATATTTACTATATTACTTCATTGACGTTACTCAAATGGAAATCAGCGAATATTTCAAATTCCGCATGTTTCCAACTTTAGCTATAAATCTGGTTTTGTTTTTTATCTTTTATTTGTTTTTCAGAAAAGTACTTATCAGATGGTCTAACGATCGATTTGAGGGAGAGAATTCTACGAGTAATTAG
- the minC gene encoding septum site-determining protein MinC has product MGKNQHIIIKGTRDGLTLYLDDSCSFDYLINELDQILAQDELDTEDSLIRINIQLGNRYLHKEQEEILRELIRKKKKLVVQTIESNVILKEDAIKWKEENEVRIIARTIRSGQEVSITGDLLLVGDVNPGGTVKATGNIFILGSLQGIAHAGYNGNLQAVIMASYMNPVQLRIANLYSRSPDYETEGVYMECGYVDDSNKIMIDRLQVVAKKRPELNGFERSVLNG; this is encoded by the coding sequence ATGGGGAAAAATCAACATATTATAATTAAAGGAACACGAGACGGCTTGACCCTTTATCTTGATGATTCCTGTTCTTTTGATTACTTAATCAACGAACTTGATCAGATTCTCGCGCAAGATGAGTTAGATACTGAAGATTCATTAATTCGAATCAATATTCAATTAGGTAATCGTTACTTACATAAAGAGCAAGAAGAAATTTTACGTGAACTCATTCGGAAGAAGAAAAAGTTAGTCGTTCAAACCATTGAATCAAATGTTATTCTTAAAGAGGATGCAATTAAATGGAAAGAGGAAAATGAAGTTCGTATCATCGCTCGAACGATTCGTTCTGGACAAGAGGTGAGCATCACAGGTGATTTACTTTTAGTTGGTGATGTAAACCCAGGTGGTACGGTTAAAGCGACTGGGAACATCTTTATCCTAGGTAGTCTACAAGGGATTGCGCATGCTGGTTACAACGGAAATTTACAGGCTGTTATTATGGCTTCCTACATGAATCCTGTCCAACTTAGAATTGCAAATTTATATAGCCGCTCACCTGATTACGAAACAGAGGGTGTATATATGGAATGTGGTTATGTTGATGATTCAAATAAAATTATGATTGATCGACTACAAGTCGTAGCGAAGAAAAGACCTGAATTAAATGGGTTTGAGAGGAGTGTTTTAAATGGCTGA
- a CDS encoding M23 family metallopeptidase — MKRNIDEVRRSLAKRKAEKLRRIQNRPASRSVNPAPATANPKHPLTEQSTPLFVKQLIASGIIFLVVLFFNHFATPESNVRQWVMGQMREDFPFATVNVWYQEQFGSPLGFFMDEYRPPVSNHDVLPVNGVINSSYDLNGKGVMIEAIDQPEVFAIEQGTVIFAGNDAQTKKTVVIQHPDRTKSTYGFLEDIEVRPYQFVQASQLIGITSSELPVYFSIQKGQEYLDPIEVISINGQN; from the coding sequence ATGAAACGAAATATTGATGAAGTTAGACGATCTTTAGCAAAGCGGAAAGCTGAAAAATTAAGACGAATCCAGAATCGCCCCGCTAGTCGATCTGTTAATCCGGCGCCGGCAACAGCAAATCCAAAACATCCACTAACAGAACAATCAACGCCTCTGTTTGTTAAACAATTGATTGCTTCGGGAATCATCTTCTTGGTCGTGCTATTTTTTAACCATTTCGCGACACCAGAAAGTAATGTCCGACAATGGGTGATGGGACAGATGCGTGAAGATTTTCCATTTGCAACTGTTAACGTATGGTATCAAGAGCAATTTGGATCGCCATTGGGATTTTTTATGGATGAATACCGACCACCGGTATCGAACCATGATGTGCTTCCTGTAAATGGTGTAATCAATTCATCATATGACCTAAACGGGAAAGGCGTTATGATCGAAGCGATTGATCAGCCTGAAGTCTTTGCGATCGAACAAGGTACAGTTATTTTTGCTGGAAATGATGCTCAAACGAAAAAAACAGTTGTGATTCAACATCCTGATCGGACAAAGTCGACATATGGATTTTTAGAAGACATTGAAGTAAGGCCGTATCAATTTGTCCAAGCTAGTCAATTAATAGGGATAACATCTAGTGAATTGCCTGTATATTTTTCGATTCAAAAAGGTCAGGAATATCTAGACCCAATTGAGGTTATTTCAATTAATGGGCAAAATTAA
- the mreB gene encoding rod shape-determining protein: MANFSLSQDLGIDLGTANTLIYLKGKGIVVKEPTVVAINNRSKKIEAVGSNARQMIGRSPGNITVVRPMQGGVIADYDTTAIMMKYYLKLAQQYRSIFAGKVNVMICVPSGITMVEERAVIDAAKQAGAKHAYSITEPFAAAIGAGLPVWEPTGSLIVDIGGGTTEVAVLSMGGIVTSTSVRIAGDNMDDAIIQYVRKKYSLMIGDRTAEEVKIQLGSANGHATLPELDVRGRDLLTGLPKTVIMTPDEVTEALLDTIHAIIKAIKDALEKTPPELAGDVMERGILLSGGGALLQGLDKLIAEETNLPTFVAENPLDNVVIGTGKALEYIDQFKSHANHSSDF; encoded by the coding sequence GTGGCGAATTTTAGTTTAAGTCAGGATTTAGGAATTGATTTAGGAACAGCAAATACACTGATTTATCTAAAAGGTAAAGGTATTGTTGTGAAAGAACCAACTGTTGTCGCGATTAATAATCGCAGTAAAAAAATTGAAGCAGTTGGAAGTAATGCACGTCAGATGATTGGTCGATCTCCAGGTAATATTACAGTAGTTCGTCCAATGCAAGGTGGCGTGATCGCAGATTATGATACGACTGCTATTATGATGAAGTATTATCTTAAGTTAGCCCAGCAGTATCGCTCTATATTCGCTGGTAAAGTAAATGTGATGATCTGTGTACCATCAGGTATTACAATGGTAGAAGAACGTGCAGTTATTGATGCGGCTAAGCAAGCGGGGGCAAAGCATGCGTATTCTATTACAGAACCATTTGCAGCAGCGATTGGTGCTGGACTACCAGTTTGGGAGCCTACTGGTAGCTTAATTGTCGATATTGGTGGCGGAACGACTGAAGTTGCTGTTCTTTCAATGGGTGGTATCGTAACAAGTACATCGGTAAGAATCGCTGGCGATAATATGGATGATGCGATTATTCAATATGTTAGGAAAAAATATAGCTTGATGATTGGTGATCGAACTGCCGAAGAAGTAAAGATTCAGTTAGGATCGGCTAATGGCCATGCAACCTTACCTGAACTAGATGTTCGTGGACGTGATTTATTAACTGGTTTACCTAAGACAGTTATCATGACACCTGATGAGGTTACAGAGGCATTATTAGATACGATTCACGCAATTATTAAAGCAATTAAGGATGCTTTAGAAAAAACACCACCAGAACTTGCTGGCGATGTAATGGAACGTGGAATTTTACTATCAGGTGGAGGGGCGTTATTACAAGGTTTAGATAAATTGATTGCTGAAGAAACAAACTTGCCAACATTTGTTGCAGAAAACCCACTTGATAATGTTGTGATTGGAACTGGCAAAGCCCTTGAGTATATCGATCAATTTAAATCACATGCTAATCATTCATCTGATTTTTAG